GTAGAGGCCGAAGAAGCAGAGGATCACCATCGCCGGGGCCGCGCCGTTCTTGTGGTTGAAGACGCCGCGCCAGTCTCCGGCCAGCCCCGGCTCCACCAGGTCGTAGGCCTGATGCACGGCCCGGCCGGGAATGAGGAAGACGCCGAGATAGCTCGCCCCGAGGATGACGAGCGCGGAGAGCCCGACCAGCTTGGTGAACTGCTCCCGGCTCTTCGGCAGCACCAGCAGGAGCGAGGCGCAGGCGCATATCAGCCCGGTGAAGAACAGGCGGCGCAGCGCCACCAGCGGCTCGACGCTCATCAGCGAGGTCATGGCGAGCCAGCCGAACAGCAGGAGGATCAGGCTGCGCGGCCGCAGGATCATCGAGGTGAGCCCGTTGGCGGCGGCGTAGATGAAGAGGGCGATGGTCAGCAGGAAGCCGGTGACCTGGTTCAGCGCCGCCGCGTTGGCGGGCGGCGATTGCAGGTTCTCGAACGGGTTGACCGAGACCCAGCAATAGATGAACACGACGACGAAGAGGACCGCGCCGACGCGGCTGCCGGCGATGTCGCCGGTGGCGGGTATGCTCGCCGGCGGGATCGATCCTGCTTTCATGTCCGCTGGCCAATGCGGCATAGGAAACCTCTGTGGCTGCCGCCTGCGCGCATCGCGCCGGCTGGAGCCCGAAGGCGGCCGCCTCGACCATGTTCCCGATCCGGCCCCCCGATTCGGCGAAGACTAGGCCGTCATGGTGAACAGCCTGTAAATCCGGGCGTCGCTTCAGGACATGGTTTACCATGATTGCGGCAATTTCGCCGCTTGAGCCGCGATGGCGCGGCACGGGACGGCCGAAATCCGATTTGTTCACGATTGAATCCGTATGGTCGACCGACAGGACACAGGCTGATCTATTTGCGCATGACGATTCCGTCGCTTCAACCCGGCACCATCCGCCGCCTGGTTCCCATGGTGATGCTCTACATGGGATCGAGCGGCAGCCTGCTGGCGTCCAGCGCCGCCCAGCTGGTGACGTTCGCGATCCTTGCCCGCTATCTCGGCGTCGAGCAGTTCGGCCTCTATGCCATCATCACGGCTGTCACCAATGTCGGCGTCCAGCTCTGCGGCCTCGGCGCGCAGGAATCGCTGATCCGCCGCGTGGCGCAGGACCCCGGCATGTATCCGAAGATGCTCGGCCACGCCTATATCCTCAGCGCCGCCTCGGGCCTCGTCCTTTTCCTCATCGGCCTCGCCATCCTGCCGGTGGTCGCGCCGGTGTCGGACGATCTGGCGACGACGGTGGTGGCGATGGGGCTCATCCTCGCCTCCAACCTGATCCTGCTGAAGATCATCTCGCTCGCGACGCAGAGCTATATCGCCCATTCACGCTTCGCCACGGCCAACCGGATCGAGGTCGCCTTCGCCGCGTTCCGCACCGTCGCCGCGGTTCTTGGCTGCCTCGTGTTCGGGGTCGCGTCCGTCGCCGGCTGGGCATGGTGGCATTTCGCCGCCCATGTCGCCGCCGCCGCCGTCGCGCTCATGGCGACGCGCCGGCTGGGCTGGCCGCAATGGACCATCGTCCGCGAAGAAATCCGCATCGGGCTGCTGTTCTCGACCCAGTTCCTGTTCAAGGCGTTGCGCGGCAACGCCGACCTTCTGGTCCTCGGCGTCGTCGCCTCGAGCGAGATCCTCGGCAGCTACTCGATCACCCGCCGCCTCGTCGAAAGCTCCTATCTGTCGATCGAGGCGCTGAACCGGCTGATCTATCCCGGCTCGGCGCAGATCGCCGTCTCGGGCATCCACAACGCGGCGGGCCGAATCCGCCGGGTGCTGCTCGCTGCGCTGTTCATCTCGTTCGGTACGGCGACGGCGATGTTCATCCTGTCGCCGTGGCTGCCGCTCATCTTCGGGGCGGAATATGTCTCGCTGGTCTGGCTGACGCGCGCGCTGTGCTGGGTGGTCGTGCTGATGGCGGTCTATGTCGTGGCGCTGGAGGCGCTGGGCGCCGCCGGCCTTCAGGGCGCGCGCGCGGCCATCCTGAACACAGGCAACATACTGGGCGCGGGCCTCGTCGCCCTCGCCACCTGGGAATGGAGCATCGGCGGCACGCTGGCCAGCTACTACGTCGTCGAGCTCGGCATCGCCGTCGCCGCCTGGATCGTGCTCCTGCGCAAGATCAGGATCCATCGCGAGGCGGCCGAGCGGGCCTGCGCGGTCTAGGCGCTGAACGGTAATCACGGGGTCAGGCAGTTTCATGGGAATGACGGGCAGAAAGAGCAAGATGGCGCAGGAACCCGCGGCGAGCGCCCCGTGGCCGCCTTCGGTGGAGCGGGTCACGGTCGGCGGGCTGCCGATCGCCGTGCTCGACCGCAACGAGACCGCGCGCATGATGTGCGACGCGGCGCGCGCGCGTGTCCGCGGCGGCCGGCCGCTCTACCTCACCTCGGCCAATGGCGAGGTGTTGGCGCGGTGCTGGCGCGACCCGCAGATGCGGGCGCTGTTCCTCGAGGCCGACCAGATCGCCGCCGACGGCCAGCCGATGGTGACGGCATCCCGTCTCTTCTGCCGCATGCCTCTGCCGGAGCGCGTCGCCACCACCGACCTCTTCCACGACGTGGCGGCGCTCGCCGAGGCGGAAGGGTTGAGCTTCTACATGCTCGGCGCGTCGCCCGACGAGAACGAGCGCGCCGTCGCCGCCGTGCGCCGGCAGTATCCCCGCCTCAGGATCGCCGGCCATTACCACGGCTATCTCGGCGGTGAGGAACTGGAGGCGAAGATCGCCGAGATCGATGCGCTCGCGCCCGACATATTGTGGCTGGCGATGGGCGTGCCCAGCGAGCAGCGCTTCATGCGCGAGCATGGCGACAGGCTGGGCCGGGTCGGCGTCGTCAAGACCTCCGGCGGCCTGTTTAATTTCCTGTCGGGAAAGAACGCCCGCGCGCCGCAGTGGATGCAGAACGCCGGGCTGGAATGGCTGTGGCGCATCGGGCAGGAGCCGCGGCGGCTGTTCTGGCGCTACTTCGTCACCAACCCGGTGGCGTTCTACGCCATGGTGCGCGGCTCCGCCTGAGGGGCCTCATGCAGTGGCGGCGAGAAGCCGCCGCCGCTCGTCGTGCCAGCTGCGCGGCATGCGCAGGAACCGCCACAGGCCGAACCAGATGGCCAGCGCCGTCCCCAGCATCAGGCCGGCGATGCCGCCCGCTATCAGCAGGACGATCTTGCGCGGCGGCCAGTCGCGGCCCTGCGGCGGCACGGCGCGGGAGATGACGCGCACATTCGTCGTGTCGATCTGCTGGCGCTCGGAAACCTCCTGGGCGCGGGCGAGATAGGTCTCGTAGACCGCCGCGCGCGAGCGCGCCTCGCGCTCCAGCTCGCGAAGCTGGACCTGCGCCGCGTTGTCGGTGAAGACGTTGGTCTTTTCCTCGTCGGCCTTGCGGCGCAGCGCGTCGTACGAGGCCTGCTCGCGCGTGGCCTCGGCCCGCGCCAGTTCGAGGATGCGCCGGGCCTCGCGCACGGTCGCCTGGTCGAGCGTGTCGCGTTCCGAGATCGCGGCGATCATGCGCGGGTGCAGCGGGCCGTAGGTGCGCTCGATCGAGCCGATCTGCTGCTGGAGCCGGTGGCGCTGCTCGCGCAGGGCGGTCATCGCCTCGGAATCGAACACGCTGGCGCTCGCCGTCTGGCCGCGCTCCAGCGCGGTGTTCATCTGCGAGAACACCGACTGCGCCTGGATCAGGCGCTGCTGCGCCTCGACGAGCTGGGTGTTGATCTCGGCGGAGCGCTGGCTGGAGACCAGCTCGCCATTGGCCGATTGCAGCCCGTTGGCGCGGCGGAACTCCTCGACCCGGCCCTCGGCCTGGGTGACGTGGGCGCGCAATTCGTCCAGCCGCTCGCGCAGGCTGTCGGCGACGCGGCCGGCGCTTTGCGCCGAGGAGCTGAACAGCTCCTCCTCGAAGGCGGTTACGATGGCGTCGGAAATGGCGACGGCCTTCAAGGGGTCCTCGCTCCACACCCGCAGCACCACGACGAAGGAGCGGTCCTCGCGATGGGCCTGGACGCGCTCGCTCAGCGCCCGCATCGCCGCGACACGCTTGCCGCCTTCGCCCGGTTCCTCGGCGGTGCCGCCGAGGCCGATCAGCGCCTTGATCCGCTCGAGCCCGCCCGCCTGGACGAACTCGTCGTCCTCGGTCAGCTCGAGCCGGTCGATGACGCGCGCATAGACGTTGCGCGAGGTCAGCACGCGCAGCCTGCTTTCCACCTCCATCAGCTGGGCATCGCGCTGCGGGCTGGTGGTGAAGACGTCGTCGGTGACGACGTTGAGGTTGGCCGGGTCGATGACGATGTCGGTGTAGACCGAGTAGCGCGACGTGACGACCAGCGAATAGGCGAAGGCCGCGGCCATGCACAGCACGACGGCGAGCGCGATCCATTTCCAGCCGTCGCGCAGCCAGGCGACGAAATCGTCGATCCCGAGCGTGCCGATGGCCGGAAGCCCCGGGAGGAGCGAGGAGGTGGAAGCCTGCTGCGCCGGCGGGGGTGGGGGCGTCGGCTCGGGCGCGCGCGCCTGCGCGGCCGGTCCCGCGGCGAGCAGCGAGCCCGGCGTCGCCTGCGGTCGGGGTTCGAGAGGGCGGGCTTCGGGCGCGTCGGGCTGGCGCCGCTCGGGCTGGAGCCGTCGCGCATTCAGCAGCGACCCGGGGGAGGGAGCGTTCTCCCGGCCGGCCGGCGCCGTCCTCGACGGCTCTGTTCGCTCAGGCTGACGTGGCCTGTACATTGGTTGTGCTCTCCGCCCGGCCAGCCTCGACAAAAGCGTTACAGGATTATGAATCATCCATGAGAGTTATGCAGAGATGGTAAATACCGGGTAAACCGCGCCTGTTTCAGCTTCCGTTTACGCGGCTGGCCTAATGTCGCCCGACCCGGTCCGCCACAGGAAGAGCGAGCGCCCGTGAACGGTGACGACAACGCCATGAACAGTCTCGACGCGGAGCCTCGCCGGCCATGAGCGGGATCAGGCCTCTTCGCGCCGACGACATCGGCGCGCTTGCCGCGCTGTTCCAGGAGGTTTTTCGCGATCGCGCGGCCCCGCCGCCGGCGTCGCTCGCCGCCTATCTGCGCTGGCACTATCTCGACATGCCGGGCTGCGATCCCGAGATCGCCCCGCTGGTCCATGTCGAGCAGGACGGGCGCATCACCGGCTTCATCGGCCTCAATGCGCAGGCGATGACCCATGGCGGCAGGACGCTGCGCGCCGGCATCGCCAGCGCGCTGATGGTCAGTGATAATGCCGGCGACAAGCTGGCCGGGGCGCGCCTCGTCAAGGCGGCGCTGGCCGGCCCGCAGGACATCACGCTCACCGAGACGGCGAGCGACGTTTCGGCGCGCATGTGGGTCGGCGCGCGCGGGGCGCTGCTGCCGCAATACAGCCTCGACTGGATCCGCGTCCTTCGCCCCGGCTCGTATCTCGTCGATCTCGCCGCCGGCCGGATCGGCGCGGCCCGGCTTCTCGCGCCGTTCGGGCGCGGCCTCGACCGCGTGTCGGGCCGGCGCGCCGCCGATGCGGGGTTGAGCTGGTCGGGCCTGCCGGACGGCTGGGTCGGGCAGGGCGCCCTGAGCGCTGAGGAGGTCGACGCCGCCGCCTTCGCCGCGCTGGTCGAGCCGCTGACGGAACAATATCCGTTGCGCCCCGTCTGGCGTGAGGGCCAGCTCGACACGCTCCTCGCCTGCGCGCGGCAGAAGCCGGACTGGGGCGAGCTCGTCCTCGCCGCCGCCAATACGCGCGGCGGCAAGCCGGTCGGCGCCTTCGCCTACTACGTCAGGCCGGGGCGTGTCTGCCGCGTTCTTCAGGTGCTGGCGCTGCCGGGGCAGGCCGGGCCGGTG
The window above is part of the Aquamicrobium sp. genome. Proteins encoded here:
- a CDS encoding lipopolysaccharide biosynthesis protein → MTIPSLQPGTIRRLVPMVMLYMGSSGSLLASSAAQLVTFAILARYLGVEQFGLYAIITAVTNVGVQLCGLGAQESLIRRVAQDPGMYPKMLGHAYILSAASGLVLFLIGLAILPVVAPVSDDLATTVVAMGLILASNLILLKIISLATQSYIAHSRFATANRIEVAFAAFRTVAAVLGCLVFGVASVAGWAWWHFAAHVAAAAVALMATRRLGWPQWTIVREEIRIGLLFSTQFLFKALRGNADLLVLGVVASSEILGSYSITRRLVESSYLSIEALNRLIYPGSAQIAVSGIHNAAGRIRRVLLAALFISFGTATAMFILSPWLPLIFGAEYVSLVWLTRALCWVVVLMAVYVVALEALGAAGLQGARAAILNTGNILGAGLVALATWEWSIGGTLASYYVVELGIAVAAWIVLLRKIRIHREAAERACAV
- a CDS encoding WecB/TagA/CpsF family glycosyltransferase, whose amino-acid sequence is MAQEPAASAPWPPSVERVTVGGLPIAVLDRNETARMMCDAARARVRGGRPLYLTSANGEVLARCWRDPQMRALFLEADQIAADGQPMVTASRLFCRMPLPERVATTDLFHDVAALAEAEGLSFYMLGASPDENERAVAAVRRQYPRLRIAGHYHGYLGGEELEAKIAEIDALAPDILWLAMGVPSEQRFMREHGDRLGRVGVVKTSGGLFNFLSGKNARAPQWMQNAGLEWLWRIGQEPRRLFWRYFVTNPVAFYAMVRGSA
- a CDS encoding GumC family protein, which encodes MYRPRQPERTEPSRTAPAGRENAPSPGSLLNARRLQPERRQPDAPEARPLEPRPQATPGSLLAAGPAAQARAPEPTPPPPPAQQASTSSLLPGLPAIGTLGIDDFVAWLRDGWKWIALAVVLCMAAAFAYSLVVTSRYSVYTDIVIDPANLNVVTDDVFTTSPQRDAQLMEVESRLRVLTSRNVYARVIDRLELTEDDEFVQAGGLERIKALIGLGGTAEEPGEGGKRVAAMRALSERVQAHREDRSFVVVLRVWSEDPLKAVAISDAIVTAFEEELFSSSAQSAGRVADSLRERLDELRAHVTQAEGRVEEFRRANGLQSANGELVSSQRSAEINTQLVEAQQRLIQAQSVFSQMNTALERGQTASASVFDSEAMTALREQRHRLQQQIGSIERTYGPLHPRMIAAISERDTLDQATVREARRILELARAEATREQASYDALRRKADEEKTNVFTDNAAQVQLRELEREARSRAAVYETYLARAQEVSERQQIDTTNVRVISRAVPPQGRDWPPRKIVLLIAGGIAGLMLGTALAIWFGLWRFLRMPRSWHDERRRLLAATA